Proteins encoded together in one Passer domesticus isolate bPasDom1 chromosome 6, bPasDom1.hap1, whole genome shotgun sequence window:
- the LOC135303650 gene encoding inner centromere protein-like isoform X1 yields the protein MAEGPQQLLEVCGQRLSRFLSDAQHKHLAWLREVEEQGMRMLKSSFRDEPMLLPKTPSQRRKLRKRQSSWMREENKELSRRRLSRRRSGVKLQSSSLSSQQCLRQEQPPSPGCEGQDVSVSSCAPGSQAAIAPQRPALPGRQPEESHLECQECPQGAAGGDAALPAVLGEQLPEVDAADELQEVPVLLAEQPGRDGEQDPRRASTSTPKAAQNGDPAALQGDASPRGLEALLFQDSPSKSAAQKSRTRRRSGLGAPRKSHRASLAEKCSLASRRENMIRRSISRARKAAARESSSASSRVSCQSSLEAFVEEDVTSSTRPELEPNSPREKAPGDVLVPSTSPRAASPPAQHLSPLEEQAGNAAGSHANPSSEPQKSQEQPHCAKPLESSSRIWMKGCKQALGVLWHGQQTGGKVLSPLDEKHKSLANQAPSTPSPASKAVRPLKNFLQGQGGGIKDFIKRNTPTRSHLKGDFVEKERQRLENLRKKQEAEEQRKKKVEEEKRQRQAEMKQKREERLRKALQARERAEQMEEKKKKRVEQKILQSDEKVREEKVAEERSKRKGSKKHGEAEARKQKSLRGEENEQQEPLQKRREDEVKERGKTVLELKNLLEQKQLGQAKERYPKQRGKEKPPQAQQEPAALAGKATKGKQSPKELPLGPGLEKRYEPPESFFPALNIWLQAEREADGQQQPREEKKPIPPAAPGTRPNKVKKSLSTSCLGSLKGAPEPASPPANENSYGLDLNSDDSTDDESNPRKPIPAWADGAQLQEAIVHQYYHPVDLDALFGAIPSPKLEDIFYKNKPRYFKRTSSAVWHSPPGPSCTLQS from the exons ATGGCGGAGggcccccagcagctgctggaggtgtGCGGGCAGAGGCTGTCCCGCTTCCTCTCGGACGCCCAGCACAAGCACCTGGCCTGGCTGCGGGAGGTGGAGGAGCAGGGCATGAGGATGCTCAAGAG CAGCTTCAGGGATGAGCCCATGCTCTTGCCCAAAACGCCGTCGCAGAGGAGGAAGCTCAGGAAAAGGCAGTCGTCCTGGATgagggaggaaaacaaggagctgagcaggaggag GTTATCCAGAAGGAGGAGTGGTGTCAAGCTGCAGTCTTCCAGCctgagctcccagcagtgcctgaggcaggagcagcccccgagccctggctgtgagggGCAGGATGTGTCTGTGTCCAGCTGTGCTCCGGGATCTCAGGCTGCCATCGCACCCCAGCGCCCCGCTCTGCCCGGGAGGCAGCCTGAGGAATCACATCTGGAGTGCCaggagtgtccccagggtgctgctgggggtgaTGCAGCCCTTCCAGCAGTTTTGggggagcagctgcctgaggTGGATGCAGCAGATGAGCTCCAGGAGgtccctgtgctcctggctgAACAGCCAGGAAGGGATGGGGAGCAGGACCCCAGGAGAGCCAGCACCTCCACTCCCAAGGCTGCTCAGAatggtgaccctgctgcactcCAAGGAGATGCATCTCCTCGAGGCCTCGAGGCCCTGCTCTTCCAGGACTCCCCCAGTAAAAGCGCAGCACAGAAATCCAGGACGCGCCGCCGGAGCGGGCTGGGCGCCCCCCGCAAGAGCCATAGGGCTTCCCTGGCAGAAAAGtgctccctggccagcaggagGGAGAACATGATCCGGAGATCCATCAGCAgggccaggaaggcagcagcacGAGAATCCTCCTCGGCCTCCAGCAGAGTGAGCT GTCAGAGCTCCTTGGAGGCCTTTGTGGAAGAAGATGTGACCAGCAGCACAAG GCCTGAGCTGGAGCCAAATTCCCCGAGGGAGAAG gctcctggagaTGTCCTTGTTCCAAGCACAAGTCCCCGAGCTGCCAGccctcctgcacagcacctGTCCCCTctggaggagcaggcagggaatgCTGCAG GAAGCCATGCAAATCCCAGCAGTGAGCCCCAGAAGAGCCAGGAACAACCCCACTGTGCCAAGCCCCTGGAGAGCTCCTCCCGCATCTG GATGAAAGGCTGCAAGCAAGCCCTGGGTGTCCTGTGGCACGGGCAGCAGACGGGGGGCAAGGTCCTTTCCCCTTTGGATGAGAAGCACAAGTCCTTGGCAAACCAGGCTCCGTCAACCCCCTCTCCGGCCAGCAAG GCTGTCAGGCCACTGAAGAACTTCCTGCAGGGACAAGGGGGTGGCATCAAGGACTTCATCAAGCGTAACACTCCCACCCGGTCCCACCTGAAG GGAGACTTTGTT GAGAAGGAGAGGCAGAGGCTGGAGAACCTCCGGAAGAAGCAGGAGGCTGAGGAacagaggaagaagaaagtggaggaggagaagagacAGCGTCAGGCAGAAATGAAGCA gaagagggaagagcgCCTGAGGAAGGCCCTGCAGGCTCGAGAGCGTGCAGAACAGatggaggaaaagaagaaaaagcggGTGGAGCAGAAGATCCTGCAGAGTGATGAGAAG GTGAGGGAAGAGAAGGTGGCAGAGGAGCGGAGCAAGAGGAAAGGGTCCAAGAAACACGGGGAAGCTGAGGCACGGAAGCAGAAATCCCTGAGAGGG GAGGAAAATGAGCAGCAAGAACCACTGCAGAAAAGAAGAGAGGATGAAGTgaaggaaagagggaaaacaGTTTTGGAACTGAAGAACCTTCTGGAGCAGAAACAGCTGGGACAAGCGAAGGAGAG GTATCCCAAGCAGCGAGGGAAGGAGAAACCCCCCCAAGcacagcaggagccagcagcatTGGCTGGCAAGGCCACCAAG GGGAAACAAAGTCCCAAAGAGCTGCCTCTCGGGCCTGGGCTGGAGAAAAGATACGAGCCACCAGAATCCTTTTTCCCAGCTCTTAATATCTGGCTTCAAGCAGAGAGG GAGGCTGACGGTCAGCAGCAGCCGAGGGAGGAGAAAAAACCCATTccaccagcagcccctgggacaCGGCCGAACAAAGTCAAG AAATCCCTCTCCACATCCTGCCTCGGCTCCCTGAAGGGTGCTCCAGAACCAGCATCACCCCCAGCCAATGAGAACAGCTACGGGCTGGATCTGAACAGTGACGACTCCACAGATGATGAGAGCAACCCTCGGaagcccatccctgcctgggctgatg
- the LOC135303650 gene encoding inner centromere protein-like isoform X2, whose amino-acid sequence MAEGPQQLLEVCGQRLSRFLSDAQHKHLAWLREVEEQGMRMLKSFRDEPMLLPKTPSQRRKLRKRQSSWMREENKELSRRRLSRRRSGVKLQSSSLSSQQCLRQEQPPSPGCEGQDVSVSSCAPGSQAAIAPQRPALPGRQPEESHLECQECPQGAAGGDAALPAVLGEQLPEVDAADELQEVPVLLAEQPGRDGEQDPRRASTSTPKAAQNGDPAALQGDASPRGLEALLFQDSPSKSAAQKSRTRRRSGLGAPRKSHRASLAEKCSLASRRENMIRRSISRARKAAARESSSASSRVSCQSSLEAFVEEDVTSSTRPELEPNSPREKAPGDVLVPSTSPRAASPPAQHLSPLEEQAGNAAGSHANPSSEPQKSQEQPHCAKPLESSSRIWMKGCKQALGVLWHGQQTGGKVLSPLDEKHKSLANQAPSTPSPASKAVRPLKNFLQGQGGGIKDFIKRNTPTRSHLKGDFVEKERQRLENLRKKQEAEEQRKKKVEEEKRQRQAEMKQKREERLRKALQARERAEQMEEKKKKRVEQKILQSDEKVREEKVAEERSKRKGSKKHGEAEARKQKSLRGEENEQQEPLQKRREDEVKERGKTVLELKNLLEQKQLGQAKERYPKQRGKEKPPQAQQEPAALAGKATKGKQSPKELPLGPGLEKRYEPPESFFPALNIWLQAEREADGQQQPREEKKPIPPAAPGTRPNKVKKSLSTSCLGSLKGAPEPASPPANENSYGLDLNSDDSTDDESNPRKPIPAWADGAQLQEAIVHQYYHPVDLDALFGAIPSPKLEDIFYKNKPRYFKRTSSAVWHSPPGPSCTLQS is encoded by the exons ATGGCGGAGggcccccagcagctgctggaggtgtGCGGGCAGAGGCTGTCCCGCTTCCTCTCGGACGCCCAGCACAAGCACCTGGCCTGGCTGCGGGAGGTGGAGGAGCAGGGCATGAGGATGCTCAAGAG CTTCAGGGATGAGCCCATGCTCTTGCCCAAAACGCCGTCGCAGAGGAGGAAGCTCAGGAAAAGGCAGTCGTCCTGGATgagggaggaaaacaaggagctgagcaggaggag GTTATCCAGAAGGAGGAGTGGTGTCAAGCTGCAGTCTTCCAGCctgagctcccagcagtgcctgaggcaggagcagcccccgagccctggctgtgagggGCAGGATGTGTCTGTGTCCAGCTGTGCTCCGGGATCTCAGGCTGCCATCGCACCCCAGCGCCCCGCTCTGCCCGGGAGGCAGCCTGAGGAATCACATCTGGAGTGCCaggagtgtccccagggtgctgctgggggtgaTGCAGCCCTTCCAGCAGTTTTGggggagcagctgcctgaggTGGATGCAGCAGATGAGCTCCAGGAGgtccctgtgctcctggctgAACAGCCAGGAAGGGATGGGGAGCAGGACCCCAGGAGAGCCAGCACCTCCACTCCCAAGGCTGCTCAGAatggtgaccctgctgcactcCAAGGAGATGCATCTCCTCGAGGCCTCGAGGCCCTGCTCTTCCAGGACTCCCCCAGTAAAAGCGCAGCACAGAAATCCAGGACGCGCCGCCGGAGCGGGCTGGGCGCCCCCCGCAAGAGCCATAGGGCTTCCCTGGCAGAAAAGtgctccctggccagcaggagGGAGAACATGATCCGGAGATCCATCAGCAgggccaggaaggcagcagcacGAGAATCCTCCTCGGCCTCCAGCAGAGTGAGCT GTCAGAGCTCCTTGGAGGCCTTTGTGGAAGAAGATGTGACCAGCAGCACAAG GCCTGAGCTGGAGCCAAATTCCCCGAGGGAGAAG gctcctggagaTGTCCTTGTTCCAAGCACAAGTCCCCGAGCTGCCAGccctcctgcacagcacctGTCCCCTctggaggagcaggcagggaatgCTGCAG GAAGCCATGCAAATCCCAGCAGTGAGCCCCAGAAGAGCCAGGAACAACCCCACTGTGCCAAGCCCCTGGAGAGCTCCTCCCGCATCTG GATGAAAGGCTGCAAGCAAGCCCTGGGTGTCCTGTGGCACGGGCAGCAGACGGGGGGCAAGGTCCTTTCCCCTTTGGATGAGAAGCACAAGTCCTTGGCAAACCAGGCTCCGTCAACCCCCTCTCCGGCCAGCAAG GCTGTCAGGCCACTGAAGAACTTCCTGCAGGGACAAGGGGGTGGCATCAAGGACTTCATCAAGCGTAACACTCCCACCCGGTCCCACCTGAAG GGAGACTTTGTT GAGAAGGAGAGGCAGAGGCTGGAGAACCTCCGGAAGAAGCAGGAGGCTGAGGAacagaggaagaagaaagtggaggaggagaagagacAGCGTCAGGCAGAAATGAAGCA gaagagggaagagcgCCTGAGGAAGGCCCTGCAGGCTCGAGAGCGTGCAGAACAGatggaggaaaagaagaaaaagcggGTGGAGCAGAAGATCCTGCAGAGTGATGAGAAG GTGAGGGAAGAGAAGGTGGCAGAGGAGCGGAGCAAGAGGAAAGGGTCCAAGAAACACGGGGAAGCTGAGGCACGGAAGCAGAAATCCCTGAGAGGG GAGGAAAATGAGCAGCAAGAACCACTGCAGAAAAGAAGAGAGGATGAAGTgaaggaaagagggaaaacaGTTTTGGAACTGAAGAACCTTCTGGAGCAGAAACAGCTGGGACAAGCGAAGGAGAG GTATCCCAAGCAGCGAGGGAAGGAGAAACCCCCCCAAGcacagcaggagccagcagcatTGGCTGGCAAGGCCACCAAG GGGAAACAAAGTCCCAAAGAGCTGCCTCTCGGGCCTGGGCTGGAGAAAAGATACGAGCCACCAGAATCCTTTTTCCCAGCTCTTAATATCTGGCTTCAAGCAGAGAGG GAGGCTGACGGTCAGCAGCAGCCGAGGGAGGAGAAAAAACCCATTccaccagcagcccctgggacaCGGCCGAACAAAGTCAAG AAATCCCTCTCCACATCCTGCCTCGGCTCCCTGAAGGGTGCTCCAGAACCAGCATCACCCCCAGCCAATGAGAACAGCTACGGGCTGGATCTGAACAGTGACGACTCCACAGATGATGAGAGCAACCCTCGGaagcccatccctgcctgggctgatg